AGGCTGTCGCGGAAATCCGAAACCGCTCTGCGGGCGGCCCGGATGAATGACGGTGCCCCGCTGACGGTTTCGGGACCGCACTCGGGCCGAGCCGCCGATTCGCCATGACGGCCGTGCCGAATCGTGTAACGGGTTCGATCCAGGGCGCCTTTGCCGAGGACCCGCGGCATCGCCGACCCGTCGGTGGCGTGACGTCGCCCACGCGGGACGGCTCGTTACCCTGATGGGCGTGCCGACACCTGCCCGCCGCGCCCGTGTGACGTTCGGCGCGCTCGTCGCGGTGCCGACACTGGTGCTCGGCGGCTGCACGGTGAGCCCTCCTCCCGCCCCGCAGAGCACCGAGACCACCGAGACCACGCCGCCGCCCCCGCCGAAGGCGCCGACGCAGATCATCATGGCGATCGATTCCATCGGCCCCGGCTTCAATCCGCACCTGCTGTCGGATCAGTCCCCGGTCAATGCGGCGATCGCGTCGCTGGTGCTGCCGAGCTCGTTCCGTCCGGCGCCGGATCCCACGTCGCCGACCGGATCGCGGTGGGAACTCGACACCACACTGCTGGAGTCGGCCGAGGTGACGAACCAGAATCCGTTCACCGTCACCTACAAGATCCGCCCCGAAGCGCAGTGGACCGACAATGCGCCGATCGCCGCCGACGACTACTGGTATCTGTGGCGCCAGATGGTCAGCCAGCCCGGCGTGGTGGACCCGGCCGGCTACGACCTGATCACCGGTGTGCAATCCGTCGAGGGCGGCAAGCAGGCCGTCGTGACGTTCTCGCAGCCGTACCCGGCGTGGCGAGAGTTGTTCAACGACATCCTGCCCGCCCACATCGTCAAGGACATCCCGGGCGGGTTCGGTGCGGGTCTGGCCCGCGCCATGCCCGTGACCGGGGGACAGTTCCGCGTCGAGACGATCGACCCGCAGCGCGACGAGATCCTGCTGGCCCGCAACGACCGGTTCTGGAGTGTGCCCGCCAAACCCGACCTGGTGCTGTTCCGTCGCGGCGGTGCGCCTGCCGCGCTGGCGGACTCGATCCGCAACGGGGACACCCAGGTCGCCCAGGTGCACGGCGGCGCAGCGACTTTCGCACAGCTCAGCGCCATCCCCGACGTCCGGACCGCACGCATCGTCACCCCGCGCGTCATGCAGCTCACGCTGCGTGCGCAGCAACCCAAGCTCGCCGATCCGCAAGTGCGCAAGGCGATCCTCGGGCTGATCGACGTCGACCTGCTGGCGTCGGTAGGTGCCGGTGACGACAACACCGTCACCCTCGCGCAGGCGCAGGTGCGCTCACCGTCGGATCCGGGTTACGTGCCGACCGCACCGCCGGCGATGACACGTGACGATGCGCTCGAATTGCTCAGGGACGCGGGCTATGTCAGCGAGCCGCAGCCGGCCGCCTCGGCCGACCCGCAACCTCCCGAAAACGGCCGCGAACGCATCACCAAGGACGGGGTGCCGCTGTCGATCGTGCTCGGCGTGGCCTCCAACGATCCGACGTCGGTGGCCGTCGCCAACACCGCAGCCGACCAGTTGCGCAACGTCGGCATCGACGCATCGGTGCTCGCGTTGGATCCGGTTGCGCTGTACGGGGACGCGCTGGTCAACAACCGCGTCGACGCCGTCGTCGGGTGGCGTCAGGCCGGTGGCGATCTCGCGACCGCGCTGGCGTCGCGTTACGGATGCCGCGCGCTCGAGGCGACGCCCGTGGCGACCGCCGTGCCCGGACCCGCGACCACCACGTCGCAGACGCCCACCAGGACGACCACCACCACGTCCGAGGCGCCGCAGGAGCCCACCGCGACCAGCACGGCGCCGCCGATCCCGGCTCCGGAGTCCGGTGAACTCGTGCAGGCGCCCAGCAACATCACCGGCATCTGCGACCGCAGCATCCAGCCGAAAATCGATGCGGCACTGGACGGTACGGAAGACATCGCCGAGGTGATCCAGGCGGTGGAACCGCGGCTGTGGAACATGTCCACGGTGCTGCCGATCCTGCAGGACACGACGATCGTGGCCGCCGGACCGAGTGTGCAGAACGTGAGCCTGACCGGCGCGGTGCCGGTGGGAATCGTCGGCGACGCCGGTGACTGGACGAAGATCAAGTAGCGCTGGCGTAGCGTCTCTACCCGATGTCCTCGCATGAATCGCCCCGACTGCTGTTCGTCCACGCCCACCCCGACGACGAGACCCTGACCACCGGCGGCACCATCGCGCACTATGCCGCGCGCTCGGCCGAGGTTCACGTCGTCACATGCACGCTCGGCGAGGAAGGTGAGGTGATCGGTGAGCGCTACGCCCAACTCGCCGTCGACCACGCCGACCAACTCGGCGGCTACCGCATCGCCGAACTGACGGCCGCGTTGCGGGCGCTCGGGCTCGAGGGCCCGCGGTATCCGCGGTATTTGGGCGGGGCTGGGCACTGGCGCGATTCCGGTATGGCAGGCACGCCGTCACGCGGGCGGCAGCGCTGGGTCGACGCAGACCTCGACGAGGCCGTCGGCGCGCTGGTCGCCGTGATCGGTGAGGTGCGACCGCACGTCGTCGTTACCTACGACCCCGACGGCGGCTACGGACACCCGGACCACATCCAGACCCACGTCGTCACCACCAGGGCCGTGGCCGCGGCGCCGCAGGCCGTCGGCTGGACGGTGCCCAAGTTCTACTGGACCGTGACGGCAGGCAGTGCGATCGCGGACGGTCTGCGGTCGCTCGGCGACATCCCGGCCGACGTCCCGGCCGACGTCCCGGCCGACTGGATCCGGGTGACCGCCCAGGACATCCCGTTCGGGTTCACCGACGATCGGATCGATGCGGTTGTCGACGCCTCGGCCGAACTGCCCGCGAAGGTCGCCGCGATGCGTGCGCACGCCACGCAGATCACCGTCGCCCCGGACGGACGGTCGTTCGCGCTGTCCAACAACATCGCGCTGCCGGTCCTGGCCGAGGAGCACTACGTGCTGGTGTCCGGTGCGGCGGGGCCGCGGGATTCCCGCGGTTGGGAAACCGACCTACTCGCCGGACTGGATCTGGAGTAGGCCGCACGGCAGGGGGTAAGCTCCGGGACAGTCGTCGAAGGGATACCCATGGACCAGGATCTGGATCCGAACCTCCAGCACTGGCAGGACCGGGCGGACAATTTCCAGTGGGTCGTCGGTTCGCTGGTTTCGCTGCTCGACTCCATCCCAACCTGACTGCGCAGAGTGTGCGCGTCGCCGCCAACACCGACGACGCGGATCCGGTGTTCACCGGAATCGTTCTGACCCTGCTCGCCATAGACGGTGTCATATCGGCGGTTGTCGGTGCCCTCTTCCTGCCGGTCTACCTCGGCGCGATTCCTTTTCCCATCAGTGCGGTGCTCACCGGGGCGGTGAACCTTGCGCTCGTGTGGGCCGGGGCCCACCGGTCGGATTCCCTGCTGCGCGCGGGTCTGCCGCTGTGGACGTGGCTCGCGACGGTCGTGGTGATGACGCTCGGCGGACCGGGCGACGACCTGATCTTCGCCGGAACCGGGATCTACGCCTTCGGCGCGATGATCTTCATCGTGGTCGGCGCTCTACCCGCGGCGTGGTTCCTGCGCCGCCGTTTCCACTAGTCGCTCAGTCGTCGGAGTCGCCGCTCGACGAGTCCGAACCGGCCTTCGACGGCTCGGTTTTCGACGGCTCGGCCTTTGATGGTTCGGCCTTGGTCGGTTGAGTCGGCCGAGTGGTCTTGCCGGTCGGCTTCTTCGGCTTGACGAGCCCGAGCCCGGTGCGGATGTCCTTCACGACACCCCGCAGACCGGCGGTCGCTCTCTGCAGATCGCGCCTGATGTTCTTGGCGACCGCGCGTGCCGGGGTGGCCGCCGACCTGGTGCCCGTGGACGTCTCGGTGCCGACGGGTTGCGTCGTGGCTTTTTCGGTTTCCTCGACGTCCTGCGCGACGTCGGTGTTGTCGACGGTTTCTGCCGTGTCGGCACCCGTCTGATCCGCGGTCTGGTCGGACGCCAGATCGGACGCGGTCTGCTGCTCCTCCGGCGTCGTCTCCGGTGTCGTCTCCTGCTCCTGTG
This region of Mycolicibacterium goodii genomic DNA includes:
- a CDS encoding ABC transporter family substrate-binding protein — its product is MGVPTPARRARVTFGALVAVPTLVLGGCTVSPPPAPQSTETTETTPPPPPKAPTQIIMAIDSIGPGFNPHLLSDQSPVNAAIASLVLPSSFRPAPDPTSPTGSRWELDTTLLESAEVTNQNPFTVTYKIRPEAQWTDNAPIAADDYWYLWRQMVSQPGVVDPAGYDLITGVQSVEGGKQAVVTFSQPYPAWRELFNDILPAHIVKDIPGGFGAGLARAMPVTGGQFRVETIDPQRDEILLARNDRFWSVPAKPDLVLFRRGGAPAALADSIRNGDTQVAQVHGGAATFAQLSAIPDVRTARIVTPRVMQLTLRAQQPKLADPQVRKAILGLIDVDLLASVGAGDDNTVTLAQAQVRSPSDPGYVPTAPPAMTRDDALELLRDAGYVSEPQPAASADPQPPENGRERITKDGVPLSIVLGVASNDPTSVAVANTAADQLRNVGIDASVLALDPVALYGDALVNNRVDAVVGWRQAGGDLATALASRYGCRALEATPVATAVPGPATTTSQTPTRTTTTTSEAPQEPTATSTAPPIPAPESGELVQAPSNITGICDRSIQPKIDAALDGTEDIAEVIQAVEPRLWNMSTVLPILQDTTIVAAGPSVQNVSLTGAVPVGIVGDAGDWTKIK
- the mshB gene encoding N-acetyl-1-D-myo-inositol-2-amino-2-deoxy-alpha-D-glucopyranoside deacetylase is translated as MSSHESPRLLFVHAHPDDETLTTGGTIAHYAARSAEVHVVTCTLGEEGEVIGERYAQLAVDHADQLGGYRIAELTAALRALGLEGPRYPRYLGGAGHWRDSGMAGTPSRGRQRWVDADLDEAVGALVAVIGEVRPHVVVTYDPDGGYGHPDHIQTHVVTTRAVAAAPQAVGWTVPKFYWTVTAGSAIADGLRSLGDIPADVPADVPADWIRVTAQDIPFGFTDDRIDAVVDASAELPAKVAAMRAHATQITVAPDGRSFALSNNIALPVLAEEHYVLVSGAAGPRDSRGWETDLLAGLDLE